A single Watersipora subatra chromosome 7, tzWatSuba1.1, whole genome shotgun sequence DNA region contains:
- the LOC137400613 gene encoding uncharacterized protein, with amino-acid sequence MEQLLVPKPLADGPNLPDEWKVFKRDFELFLIATCKEDMAGKIKTALLLRTIDNKGNQIYESFTWTVATDNVDYDKVVEKFEDYCKPRVNLVAKTHSLLTCRQGNRFIDEFITDLHTIARLCDFKTMYDQMVLHALILELDSDRIRKKLFELGDTSLNRAIELCRWEESTAIDYKAVTNQLTDEQANMLRHKAQTSFKATNAGDWHQRQFRADGSAVSQPTNLPSSKCSNCSGNHTPRSCPAYGRHCNNCQKYNHFASMCRSQRKGPNRESANQVSWNYSSVSGNKEESAHSITVCKRSQIASGSDNKF; translated from the coding sequence ATGGAACAGTTATTAGTACCGAAACCATTAGCAGACGGGCCGAACTTACCAGATGAGTGGAAGGTATTTAAACGTGACTTTGAACTCTTTCTAATTGCCACTTGTAAGGAGGATATGGCTGGCAAGATCAAGACAGCCTTGCTACTCAGAACTATTGACAATAAAGGCAACCAAATATATGAGTCCTTTACGTGGACAGTTGCTACTGACAATGTTGATTATGATAAGGTAGTTGAGAAGTTTGAGGACTACTGCAAACCAAGGGTCAATCTGGTAGCCAAAACACATTCTCTGCTGACCTGTAGACAAGGTAACAGATTTATTGACGAATTTATCACAGATCTACACACTATCGCTAGGCTGTGTGATTTCAAAACCATGTATGATCAGATGGTCCTACATGCTCTGATTCTGGAACTGGACAGTGACCGCATAAGAAAGAAACTGTTTGAGCTTGGTGACACCAGCTTAAACAGAGCCATTGAGCTTTGTAGATGGGAGGAGTCCACAGCAATTGACTATAAGGCGGTAACAAATCAGTTAACAGACGAACAAGCTAATATGCTAAGGCACAAAGCACAGACATCCTTCAAGGCCACCAATGCTGGAGACTGGCACCAAAGACAGTTTCGAGCTGACGGCTCGGCGGTTTCACAACCAACTAACCTGCCTTCTTCAAAGTGTAGCAACTGTAGCGGCAACCACACGCCTCGCTCTTGCCCAGCATACGGCCGCCATTGTAACAACTGTCAAAAATACAATCATTTCGCTTCCATGTGTAGATCTCAACGCAAAGGCCCAAACCGGGAATCAGCTAATCAGGTATCCTGGAACTACTCATCTGTTTCTGGAAACAAAGAAGAGTCAGCTCATAGCATCACTGTCTGTAAGAGATCGCAAATTGCTAGCGGCAGTGACAACAAATTCTGA